TTCCTTCGCACTGGCGGGCGCATACACAAACCCGCTGCGTGCCACGCCATCCACGGTCAGTTCCAGCTTGTGAAAGCCTGCAGGAAGCTGAACTTGCGCCCGGCAGGCGACCGGGGAGATGAGACAACCAAGCAGAACGGCGAAGAGGCAAATGAAGCGATGTTTCATAAGGTGCGAACCTCAAACCTCATGGTTTCGCGAGAGTTGCGGACGCCGCCTCCTGAAAGGCCTGCCGCATCGACGAAGCATCACCGTTCTTCAAGCCTGCGCGTTGGATGAGCATGACGTAGATCGTCTTCTTCACCGGATCGATCCACCCCTGCGTGCCATGGGCTCCACCGTGTCCAAACGTGCCTGGACTCAGCATCGACGTGATTCCCATCGGTTCACGCACGACTTGAAAGCCCAGTCCCATGCCCATGCCATCGGTGAACGCGGCCTTCAGATCGCCCGTTTGATTCGCCGTCATCAATTGGAGCGATTTTTCCGAGATGTAGCGCTTCCCGTCTGTCTCACCGCCGTTCAGCACCATCACATAGAGCTTCAGCAAATCCTCCGCTGTCGAGAAAAGCCCGCCCGCAGCCAGTGGCGCACGCTTTTTGTTCGAGAACGGCGGCGTGAGGTAGCGAATCGTCGTCGGCTCCAGTCCTTTGCCATCCGCCGTCGGTTTATAGCTCGTGGCGAGACGTGCGAGTTGCTTCTTGCCCGGCCAGAACGTCGTCTCGCGCATGCCCAGCGGCTTGAAGAGGCGTTTCTCCAAAAACTTCGCGTACTCTTCGCCGCTCACGACTTCCACGATGCGGCCCAGCGTGTTGATGCCCGGATTGCAGTAGGACCACTTTGATCCCGGCTCGAATTGCAACGGCGACAGCGCATACGTGATTACCGCTTCCTTCAAATCGAGCACATCCAGCGCATCACCATCCAGTGGCGAATTGCCCACCAGTCCGCTCGTGTGCGTGAGCAGGTCCTTGATCGTGATCGGTCGCGCTGGCTTCACCAGCACCGTTTGCTCCGCCGTCTTCTCCTTGATCAGCATCTGGCCTTTGAACTCCGGCAGGTGCTTCATCACCGGATCGTCGATGCTCAGCTTGCCCTCGTCCTGCAGCATCATCACCGCCAGCGCGGTGATCGGCTT
The Prosthecobacter sp. genome window above contains:
- a CDS encoding serine hydrolase domain-containing protein, whose product is MKFIRLVTCLLFSLSLSLHAEVRSIRESMEALVKDGSLSGSVTLLYHDGKVVSEEAVGLQDLETKTPMAKDSLFWIASMTKPITALAVMMLQDEGKLSIDDPVMKHLPEFKGQMLIKEKTAEQTVLVKPARPITIKDLLTHTSGLVGNSPLDGDALDVLDLKEAVITYALSPLQFEPGSKWSYCNPGINTLGRIVEVVSGEEYAKFLEKRLFKPLGMRETTFWPGKKQLARLATSYKPTADGKGLEPTTIRYLTPPFSNKKRAPLAAGGLFSTAEDLLKLYVMVLNGGETDGKRYISEKSLQLMTANQTGDLKAAFTDGMGMGLGFQVVREPMGITSMLSPGTFGHGGAHGTQGWIDPVKKTIYVMLIQRAGLKNGDASSMRQAFQEAASATLAKP